One part of the Streptomyces sp. AM 2-1-1 genome encodes these proteins:
- a CDS encoding glutamate-cysteine ligase family protein, giving the protein MTESEAQRLIFGHSLSKDRVGRIGVELEWLVLPTDAPGRRLGYQELARVVPRMGQPLPAGGQVSCEPGGQLELSSLPQDSLQACVDAVAADLLVLRRRGSQAGVRLLGAGLDHRPARFTVPLPRYQALRHFYAQRGGEGDDLLCNTASVQVNVDAGDGSDGWRGRSRRWLIANTLGPLIMAMFANSPVSETHGPPGHVAVSGRQLLRFRADRLRTRAVPSGGDPRGVWTRFALDARVVAIRRPESVLGAPGWATCNLPGTGEAWEPAPDGLSFRNWLRGAGPRAADVDDLFLHLKSLVPPVRACGHLELRMIDAQRADDWIVPVAVVAALMDDEATSDAVSLLIRGRGTPARREWTDAARHGLAAPGLADLARTVMKAAIPGVYRLGASGEVAGAVERFADTFTLRGLSPAHQRAPGRLAAT; this is encoded by the coding sequence TTGACGGAATCGGAAGCACAGCGGCTCATTTTCGGGCACTCCCTGTCGAAGGACCGGGTGGGGCGCATCGGGGTGGAGCTGGAGTGGCTCGTCCTCCCCACGGACGCACCCGGAAGACGCCTCGGATACCAGGAACTCGCCCGGGTGGTCCCTCGTATGGGGCAGCCTCTGCCGGCGGGAGGGCAGGTCTCCTGCGAACCCGGTGGGCAACTGGAGCTCAGCAGCCTGCCGCAGGACTCGCTGCAGGCGTGCGTCGACGCGGTCGCGGCGGACCTCCTGGTCCTGCGGAGGCGGGGAAGCCAGGCGGGGGTACGACTGCTCGGAGCCGGGCTCGACCACCGGCCCGCGCGGTTCACCGTTCCCCTCCCCCGCTACCAGGCGTTGCGGCACTTCTACGCACAGCGGGGCGGAGAGGGCGACGACCTGCTCTGCAACACCGCCTCCGTCCAGGTCAACGTGGACGCGGGTGACGGATCGGACGGCTGGCGCGGGCGGTCCCGGAGGTGGCTGATCGCCAACACCCTGGGACCGCTGATCATGGCGATGTTCGCCAACTCTCCGGTCAGCGAGACCCACGGTCCGCCCGGCCACGTCGCCGTCTCCGGCCGGCAGCTTCTCCGGTTCCGGGCCGATCGCCTGCGGACCCGCGCGGTGCCGTCCGGCGGCGACCCACGCGGAGTGTGGACCCGCTTCGCCCTCGACGCACGGGTCGTGGCGATCCGCCGGCCGGAGAGCGTCCTCGGCGCACCCGGGTGGGCAACCTGCAACCTGCCGGGAACCGGGGAAGCATGGGAGCCCGCGCCGGACGGCCTGTCCTTCCGGAACTGGCTGCGGGGCGCCGGCCCCCGGGCGGCGGACGTCGACGATCTGTTCCTCCATCTGAAGTCCCTGGTGCCGCCGGTGCGCGCGTGCGGGCATCTCGAACTGCGCATGATCGACGCGCAGAGGGCGGACGACTGGATCGTGCCCGTCGCCGTGGTGGCCGCCCTCATGGACGACGAGGCGACGTCCGACGCCGTCTCCCTCCTCATTCGCGGCCGGGGGACGCCGGCCCGGCGGGAGTGGACGGACGCGGCTCGCCACGGTCTCGCGGCGCCCGGCCTGGCGGATCTCGCCCGAACGGTCATGAAAGCGGCGATCCCAGGGGTGTACCGACTCGGCGCCTCGGGCGAGGTGGCCGGGGCCGTCGAGCGGTTCGCGGACACCTTCACCCTGAGAGGTCTCTCCCCCGCACACCAGCGTGCGCCCGGCCGTCTGGCGGCCACGTGA
- a CDS encoding alpha/beta fold hydrolase, translating to MVGGVTGATLGIYSDEARAIIGWTWSHVIAGGTLVVLVVAAVFSLAWWVRGLAERRRETRREVVRRYFEIHADDFEEDLPSDTAVIGRQLWYIERRTDSPDLVILLHGLGLDADDFRPFMNVARQHTVSLTLFGHNVEESRDDRYRPIGFAAHADLVSGAINNLHRQYPNKRITLVGFSVGCDMIFRLADLWRDHPERQPKIKATLLLDPNINHSTMIISGKVAHLDADRPLAELKRIAQIPETLVEFQNFCEYLHKISGKDLRQVQRHAADLWEYWEPDGQYGLFFQRIERIMAISDRTRVFFSLHFEQRFNDIVTAARQRNIRQVFDMRRVDHFDFCRDAFLKEEVRHLVRGG from the coding sequence ATGGTGGGCGGGGTCACCGGGGCCACTCTCGGCATCTACAGCGACGAGGCGCGGGCGATCATCGGGTGGACGTGGAGCCACGTGATCGCGGGCGGGACACTCGTGGTCCTCGTCGTCGCGGCGGTCTTCTCGCTCGCGTGGTGGGTGCGTGGCCTGGCGGAACGGCGGCGCGAGACCCGCCGCGAAGTGGTGCGCCGCTATTTCGAGATCCACGCGGACGACTTCGAAGAGGACCTTCCCTCGGACACCGCAGTCATCGGAAGGCAGCTCTGGTACATCGAGCGGCGCACGGACTCTCCCGACCTGGTCATCCTGCTGCACGGGCTCGGCCTCGACGCGGACGACTTCCGCCCTTTCATGAACGTGGCCCGCCAGCACACCGTTTCCCTCACCCTGTTCGGACACAACGTGGAGGAGTCCAGGGACGATCGCTACCGGCCCATCGGATTCGCGGCTCATGCGGATCTGGTGAGCGGAGCCATCAACAACCTCCACCGTCAATACCCGAACAAGCGCATCACCCTCGTCGGCTTCTCGGTCGGCTGCGACATGATCTTCCGCCTGGCCGACCTGTGGCGCGACCACCCGGAGCGCCAACCCAAGATAAAGGCGACTCTGCTGCTCGACCCCAACATCAACCATTCGACGATGATCATCTCGGGGAAGGTGGCCCATCTCGACGCGGACCGCCCGCTGGCCGAGTTGAAGCGCATTGCCCAGATTCCGGAGACACTCGTGGAGTTCCAGAACTTCTGCGAGTACCTGCACAAAATCAGCGGGAAAGATCTGAGGCAGGTGCAGCGGCATGCCGCGGACCTCTGGGAGTACTGGGAGCCGGACGGTCAGTACGGTCTCTTCTTCCAGCGGATCGAACGCATCATGGCGATCAGCGACCGGACGCGGGTCTTCTTCTCGCTCCACTTCGAGCAGCGGTTCAACGACATCGTCACGGCCGCCCGCCAGCGAAACATCCGGCAGGTGTTCGACATGCGCAGAGTCGACCACTTCGACTTCTGCCGGGACGCGTTCCTCAAGGAGGAGGTCAGACACCTCGTCAGGGGCGGCTGA
- a CDS encoding DUF2332 family protein: MFSARKISLLKVLDDMGKHQQGNHGWSLFHESLSRVARHDRSPGLDRVLAAVWSQRPDISDSHAVTLLGIAVRQLAREGGPEDVFRAAVPAGRREAALARVLEENAAEVTRLMESHSNSYTGARRFLLPQLVVGAFAHGRGIERVRLLDLGTSIGMLLRQLNNRVIYERFAGDLHWDPVSPPYREIPLDFLCGVDRPPLPTLDWVRTCHGPSDYYERRFEEVLWSIDQSGTAGEPLIRALDILDLAGLSAFLKAHDINVVTCNFVLYQYSADVRKQIIETVTEALKAPGMLLSMEPSHELTRMGCVVHAYRAGGEGPLHLADVSDAHFMGEVTVHEGLDELTGAGWRGEP, encoded by the coding sequence GTGTTCTCCGCACGCAAGATCTCGCTGCTCAAGGTCTTGGACGACATGGGCAAGCACCAGCAGGGAAACCACGGTTGGTCGCTGTTCCACGAGAGCCTCAGCAGGGTCGCCCGCCACGACCGGTCGCCGGGACTGGACCGGGTGCTGGCGGCCGTCTGGTCGCAGCGGCCGGACATCAGCGACTCCCACGCCGTCACCCTGCTCGGCATCGCCGTACGACAACTCGCGCGGGAGGGCGGCCCTGAGGACGTCTTCCGGGCCGCCGTCCCGGCCGGGCGGAGGGAGGCGGCCCTGGCTCGGGTGCTGGAGGAGAACGCGGCCGAAGTGACGCGTCTGATGGAGAGCCACTCGAACTCGTACACCGGGGCGCGCCGCTTTCTCCTTCCCCAGCTCGTCGTCGGAGCATTCGCCCACGGCCGGGGGATCGAACGTGTGCGTCTGCTGGATCTGGGGACGAGCATCGGAATGCTGTTACGGCAGTTGAACAACCGAGTGATCTACGAGCGCTTCGCCGGCGATCTCCACTGGGATCCGGTATCGCCTCCCTACCGGGAGATCCCCCTCGACTTCCTCTGCGGCGTCGACCGTCCGCCCCTGCCCACCCTGGACTGGGTGCGTACGTGCCACGGACCGTCCGACTACTACGAGCGCCGGTTCGAGGAAGTCCTCTGGTCCATCGATCAGTCGGGAACGGCGGGGGAGCCGCTGATACGGGCGCTCGACATCCTGGACCTGGCCGGCCTGTCGGCATTTCTGAAAGCGCACGACATCAACGTGGTCACTTGCAACTTCGTCCTCTACCAGTACTCCGCGGACGTCAGAAAGCAGATCATCGAAACGGTCACGGAGGCGTTGAAAGCCCCGGGAATGCTGCTGAGCATGGAGCCCAGCCACGAGCTGACACGGATGGGATGCGTGGTCCATGCCTATCGCGCCGGAGGCGAGGGGCCACTGCACCTCGCGGATGTTTCCGACGCCCACTTCATGGGGGAAGTGACGGTCCACGAAGGGCTGGACGAATTGACGGGGGCTGGGTGGCGTGGTGAACCGTAG
- a CDS encoding C40 family peptidase, with protein MSLTVHIPSHRKPRQRSSRTTLRAGVAGGVLSTIAVAGAAGPAQAEPVTQTIEMPTLTAGLSTAAAASVQATQQVALDLQTRASEDAAAESASKTAVKAKAEAVRKAEAEKKAEAAAKAKAEAEAKAKAEAEATARASRSAERTTLSTSSGSSTTATTLSATTSSASSSSSSSVSGSAGAVVAFAKAQIGDAYVSGGTGPNSWDCSGLVQAAYASVGVSLPRVSQDQSVAGTQVSLSNLQAGDILYWGGAGSAYHVAIYVGGGQFVGAQNSSTGTVLRDLAYDQPTGAVRIL; from the coding sequence ATGTCCCTCACCGTTCACATACCCAGCCACCGGAAGCCCCGTCAGCGTTCGTCCCGGACGACGTTGCGGGCCGGAGTTGCCGGTGGCGTGCTCAGCACCATCGCGGTCGCAGGTGCAGCCGGCCCCGCGCAGGCCGAGCCGGTGACCCAGACCATCGAGATGCCCACCCTCACCGCCGGGCTCTCCACCGCCGCCGCGGCCTCCGTGCAGGCCACGCAGCAGGTCGCCCTCGACCTCCAGACCCGTGCGTCCGAGGACGCCGCAGCCGAGAGCGCCTCGAAGACGGCGGTGAAGGCCAAGGCCGAAGCCGTCCGCAAGGCAGAAGCCGAGAAGAAGGCCGAAGCGGCCGCGAAGGCCAAGGCCGAAGCAGAGGCCAAGGCGAAGGCCGAGGCGGAGGCCACCGCGCGCGCCTCCCGCAGCGCCGAGCGCACCACGCTCAGCACCTCCTCCGGCTCGTCCACCACCGCGACGACCCTCTCCGCCACCACGTCGTCGGCGTCCTCCTCGTCGTCGTCGAGCGTCTCCGGCTCCGCCGGTGCGGTGGTCGCCTTCGCCAAGGCACAGATCGGCGACGCGTACGTCTCCGGCGGCACCGGCCCGAACTCGTGGGACTGCTCGGGCCTCGTCCAGGCGGCCTACGCCTCGGTCGGCGTCAGCCTGCCGCGCGTCTCGCAGGACCAGTCGGTCGCCGGCACACAGGTCTCGCTGAGCAACCTCCAGGCCGGCGACATCCTGTACTGGGGTGGCGCGGGCAGCGCGTACCACGTGGCGATCTACGTGGGCGGCGGCCAGTTCGTCGGCGCGCAGAACTCCAGCACCGGCACGGTGCTGCGCGACCTCGCCTACGACCAGCCGACGGGCGCGGTCCGGATCCTCTGA
- a CDS encoding NADH-quinone oxidoreductase subunit A, producing MNAYAPILVLGALGAGFAIFSVVMATLIGPKRYNRAKLEAYECGIEPTPTPAGGGRFPIKYYLTAMLFIVFDIEIVFLYPWAVTFDALGMFGLVEMLLFVLTVFVAYAYVWRRGGLEWD from the coding sequence GTGAATGCCTACGCGCCCATCCTCGTGCTCGGCGCCCTCGGGGCAGGGTTTGCGATCTTCTCCGTGGTCATGGCCACGCTTATCGGCCCCAAGCGCTACAACCGGGCAAAGCTCGAAGCGTACGAGTGCGGTATCGAACCCACCCCGACTCCCGCCGGAGGCGGTCGCTTCCCCATCAAGTACTACCTGACGGCGATGCTCTTCATCGTCTTCGACATCGAGATCGTCTTCCTCTATCCCTGGGCCGTCACCTTCGACGCCCTGGGGATGTTCGGGCTCGTGGAGATGTTGCTCTTCGTGCTCACCGTCTTCGTCGCCTACGCGTACGTGTGGCGGCGCGGCGGCCTGGAATGGGACTGA
- a CDS encoding NADH-quinone oxidoreductase subunit B produces MGLEEKLPSGFVLTTVEQAAGWVRKSSVFPATFGLACCAIEMMTTGAGRYDLARFGMEVFRGSPRQADLMIVAGRVSQKMAPVLRQVYDQMPNPKWVISMGVCASSGGMFNNYAIVQGVDHIVPVDIYLPGCPPRPEMLMDAILKLHQKIQGSKLGVNAEEAAREAEEAALTALPLIEMKGLLR; encoded by the coding sequence ATGGGACTCGAAGAGAAACTGCCGAGTGGCTTCGTACTGACCACTGTCGAGCAGGCCGCCGGATGGGTACGGAAGTCCTCGGTCTTCCCCGCCACCTTCGGACTCGCCTGCTGCGCCATCGAGATGATGACGACCGGAGCCGGGCGGTACGACCTCGCCCGCTTCGGGATGGAGGTCTTCCGCGGGTCGCCGCGCCAGGCGGACCTGATGATCGTCGCGGGACGGGTCAGCCAGAAGATGGCGCCCGTGCTGCGGCAGGTCTACGACCAGATGCCGAATCCCAAGTGGGTCATCTCCATGGGGGTTTGTGCTTCGTCGGGCGGCATGTTCAACAACTACGCCATTGTTCAGGGTGTCGACCACATCGTGCCGGTCGACATCTATCTGCCGGGGTGCCCGCCGCGTCCCGAGATGCTGATGGACGCCATCCTCAAACTCCACCAGAAGATCCAGGGCTCCAAGCTCGGGGTCAACGCGGAGGAGGCCGCCCGCGAGGCGGAGGAGGCGGCCCTCACGGCGCTCCCCCTGATCGAGATGAAGGGGCTCCTGCGGTGA